The following are encoded in a window of Megachile rotundata isolate GNS110a chromosome 2, iyMegRotu1, whole genome shotgun sequence genomic DNA:
- the Hacd1 gene encoding 3-hydroxyacyl-CoA dehydratase 1, which translates to MKSKKSGNAAAVYLKTYNLVQVFGWSYIFYKFLTNDFSAPQLNLWHDVKWPVIIFQHAALLEVLHAAFGLVKSNPVLTIFQVSSRIIIVSGVLLATPESYAASSLGLLLAISAWSITEIIRYMFYFMNLNGFVPHILTWLRYTLFIILYPVGVTGELLCLYSAIKYASSHPDAWSYRLPNTWNFTFSYYMTLVIVGLTYIPVFPQLYLHMFVQRRKTLGVDASKKAQ; encoded by the exons ATGAAATCCAAAAAGTCGGGTAATGCTGCAGCAGTTTATTTGAAAACTTATAATCTCGTTCAAGTTTTTGG CTGgagttacatattttataagtttTTGACCAATGATTTTTCTGCACCACAGTTAAATTTGTGGCACGATGTTAAATGGCCAGTTATTATTTTCCAACATGCTGCTCTTTTAGAG gTACTACATGCAGCATTTGGTTTAGTTAAATCAAACCCTGTGctcacaattttccaagtttctagtCGTATTATTATTGTAAGCGGTGTATTACTTGCTACTCCAGAAAGTTATGCAGCATCTTCTCTTGGTCTCCTACTTGCCATTTCAGCATGGTcaataacagaaataattagatatatgttttattttatgaacTTAAATGGTTTTGTACCACATATACTAACATGGTTAAG ATATACACTTTTTATCATATTGTATCCTGTGGGTGTAACAGGTGAACTGTTATGTTTATATTCTGCTATAAAATATGCAAGTTCTCACCCAGATGCTTGGAGTTACAGACTTCCTAATACATGGAACTTTACTTTTAGTTATTACATGACtcttgtaattgtaggattaacATATATTCCTg TATTTCCCCAATTATATTTGCACATGTTTGTCCAAAGGCGTAAGACATTAGGAGTTGATGCATCCAAGAAAgctcaataa
- the Sirt2 gene encoding sirtuin 2 isoform X2, whose product MSEHNDDTEKENKPNEKPTHSSSSDQEEIEDTDMEMIRKFVAQKLKIFDDSEHSADSEHSDDNEHSHQKVLREVSLEGIIEYIKEKENCKIVTMAGAGISTSAGIPDFRSPSSGLYHNLEKYNLPYPQAIFEVDFFTENPEPFFTLARELLPDSFKPTSSHYFIRLLHEKGLLLRHYTQNIDTLERMAGLPPEKLVEAHGTFDTGRCLKCKAVYTLPWMKEKIVEGLVPKCEKCKEGVVKPDIIFFGEKLSEKFYFLAAKDFPQADLLIIMGSSLVVEPFASLVDRVRSNCPRLLINKEKVGMRDRLLRLLGLREGLNFNARNGRDVAWLGDCDTGCQVLAEKLGWGEELKDLIEKERERLETESASQSSSH is encoded by the exons ATGTCTGAACATAATGATGACACGGAAAAGG AAAATAAACCTAATGAGAAGCCGACACATAGTTCAAGTTCAGACCAAGAAGAGATAGAAGATACCGACATGGAGATGATACGTAAATTTGTagcacaaaaattaaaaatttttgatgaTAGTGAACACTCAGCTGACAGTGAACATTCAGATGATAATGAACATTCACACCAAAAGGTGCTACGCGAAGTTAGCTTAGAAGGAATAATAGAATATATTAAGGAAAAAGAAAACTGCAAAATTGTTACTATGGCTGGAGCTGGTATCTCCACCT CTGCAGGAATTCCTGACTTTCGTTCACCATCAAGTGGACTCTATCATAATTTAGAGAAATATAATTTGCCTTATCCTCAAGCTATTTTTGAAGTGGATTTTTTTACGGAAAATCCAGAACCATTTTTTACACTTGCACGGGAGTTGTTACCTGATAGTTTTAAACCTACATCATCGCATTACTTCATTCGTCTTTTGCACGAGAAGGGATTACTTTTGCGACATTATACACAAAATATTGATACTTTAGAGAGAATGGCTGGTTTACCTCCTGAAAAATTAGTAGAGGCTCATGGAACATTCGATACTGGTAGATGTCTCAAATGTAAAGCTGTCTATACTCTTCCATGGATGAAAG AGAAGATTGTGGAAGGTCTTGTACCAAAATGTGAAAAGTGCAAAGAGGGTGTGGTAAAACCTGATATAATTTTCTTTGGAGAAAAGTTatctgaaaaattttattttcttgcgGCTAAAGATTTTCCACAAGCAGATCTCTTAATAATTATGGGATCAAGTTTAGTTGTTGAACCTTTTGCATCTTTGGTAGATAG GGTTCGTTCAAATTGTCCACGCTTACTGATCAATAAGGAAAAAGTGGGTATGCGGGACCGTCTATTACGACTTCTAGGACTGCGGGAAGGATTGAATTTTAATGCACGCAACGGTCGCGATGTTGCTTGGTTAGGTGACTGCGATACAGGTTGTCAAGTACTAGCAGAAAAATTGGGTTGGGGA GAGGAACTAAAAGATTTGATAGAAAAAGAACGCGAACGTTTGGAAACGGAAAGTGCCAGCCAGAGTTCATCGCATTAA
- the Sirt2 gene encoding sirtuin 2 isoform X5 yields the protein MFSRLAFRLISHQQRLFIQYPQKKSVFLYFFLKNKPNEKPTHSSSSDQEEIEDTDMEMIRKFVAQKLKIFDDSEHSADSEHSDDNEHSHQKVLREVSLEGIIEYIKEKENCKIVTMAGAGISTSAGIPDFRSPSSGLYHNLEKYNLPYPQAIFEVDFFTENPEPFFTLARELLPDSFKPTSSHYFIRLLHEKGLLLRHYTQNIDTLERMAGLPPEKLVEAHGTFDTGRCLKCKAVYTLPWMKEKIVEGLVPKCEKCKEGVVKPDIIFFGEKLSEKFYFLAAKDFPQADLLIIMGSSLVVEPFASLVDRTLLKGSFKLSTLTDQ from the exons ATGTTTTCGCGCCTTGCTTTTCGGTTGATTAGCCATCAGCAACGATTGTTCATTCAATATCCTCAGAAAAAatctgtatttttgtatttttttttga AAAATAAACCTAATGAGAAGCCGACACATAGTTCAAGTTCAGACCAAGAAGAGATAGAAGATACCGACATGGAGATGATACGTAAATTTGTagcacaaaaattaaaaatttttgatgaTAGTGAACACTCAGCTGACAGTGAACATTCAGATGATAATGAACATTCACACCAAAAGGTGCTACGCGAAGTTAGCTTAGAAGGAATAATAGAATATATTAAGGAAAAAGAAAACTGCAAAATTGTTACTATGGCTGGAGCTGGTATCTCCACCT CTGCAGGAATTCCTGACTTTCGTTCACCATCAAGTGGACTCTATCATAATTTAGAGAAATATAATTTGCCTTATCCTCAAGCTATTTTTGAAGTGGATTTTTTTACGGAAAATCCAGAACCATTTTTTACACTTGCACGGGAGTTGTTACCTGATAGTTTTAAACCTACATCATCGCATTACTTCATTCGTCTTTTGCACGAGAAGGGATTACTTTTGCGACATTATACACAAAATATTGATACTTTAGAGAGAATGGCTGGTTTACCTCCTGAAAAATTAGTAGAGGCTCATGGAACATTCGATACTGGTAGATGTCTCAAATGTAAAGCTGTCTATACTCTTCCATGGATGAAAG AGAAGATTGTGGAAGGTCTTGTACCAAAATGTGAAAAGTGCAAAGAGGGTGTGGTAAAACCTGATATAATTTTCTTTGGAGAAAAGTTatctgaaaaattttattttcttgcgGCTAAAGATTTTCCACAAGCAGATCTCTTAATAATTATGGGATCAAGTTTAGTTGTTGAACCTTTTGCATCTTTGGTAGATAG gaCTTTGTTGAAGGGTTCGTTCAAATTGTCCACGCTTACTGATCAATAA
- the Sirt2 gene encoding sirtuin 2 isoform X1 yields MFSRLAFRLISHQQRLFIQYPQKKSVFLYFFLKNKPNEKPTHSSSSDQEEIEDTDMEMIRKFVAQKLKIFDDSEHSADSEHSDDNEHSHQKVLREVSLEGIIEYIKEKENCKIVTMAGAGISTSAGIPDFRSPSSGLYHNLEKYNLPYPQAIFEVDFFTENPEPFFTLARELLPDSFKPTSSHYFIRLLHEKGLLLRHYTQNIDTLERMAGLPPEKLVEAHGTFDTGRCLKCKAVYTLPWMKEKIVEGLVPKCEKCKEGVVKPDIIFFGEKLSEKFYFLAAKDFPQADLLIIMGSSLVVEPFASLVDRVRSNCPRLLINKEKVGMRDRLLRLLGLREGLNFNARNGRDVAWLGDCDTGCQVLAEKLGWGEELKDLIEKERERLETESASQSSSH; encoded by the exons ATGTTTTCGCGCCTTGCTTTTCGGTTGATTAGCCATCAGCAACGATTGTTCATTCAATATCCTCAGAAAAAatctgtatttttgtatttttttttga AAAATAAACCTAATGAGAAGCCGACACATAGTTCAAGTTCAGACCAAGAAGAGATAGAAGATACCGACATGGAGATGATACGTAAATTTGTagcacaaaaattaaaaatttttgatgaTAGTGAACACTCAGCTGACAGTGAACATTCAGATGATAATGAACATTCACACCAAAAGGTGCTACGCGAAGTTAGCTTAGAAGGAATAATAGAATATATTAAGGAAAAAGAAAACTGCAAAATTGTTACTATGGCTGGAGCTGGTATCTCCACCT CTGCAGGAATTCCTGACTTTCGTTCACCATCAAGTGGACTCTATCATAATTTAGAGAAATATAATTTGCCTTATCCTCAAGCTATTTTTGAAGTGGATTTTTTTACGGAAAATCCAGAACCATTTTTTACACTTGCACGGGAGTTGTTACCTGATAGTTTTAAACCTACATCATCGCATTACTTCATTCGTCTTTTGCACGAGAAGGGATTACTTTTGCGACATTATACACAAAATATTGATACTTTAGAGAGAATGGCTGGTTTACCTCCTGAAAAATTAGTAGAGGCTCATGGAACATTCGATACTGGTAGATGTCTCAAATGTAAAGCTGTCTATACTCTTCCATGGATGAAAG AGAAGATTGTGGAAGGTCTTGTACCAAAATGTGAAAAGTGCAAAGAGGGTGTGGTAAAACCTGATATAATTTTCTTTGGAGAAAAGTTatctgaaaaattttattttcttgcgGCTAAAGATTTTCCACAAGCAGATCTCTTAATAATTATGGGATCAAGTTTAGTTGTTGAACCTTTTGCATCTTTGGTAGATAG GGTTCGTTCAAATTGTCCACGCTTACTGATCAATAAGGAAAAAGTGGGTATGCGGGACCGTCTATTACGACTTCTAGGACTGCGGGAAGGATTGAATTTTAATGCACGCAACGGTCGCGATGTTGCTTGGTTAGGTGACTGCGATACAGGTTGTCAAGTACTAGCAGAAAAATTGGGTTGGGGA GAGGAACTAAAAGATTTGATAGAAAAAGAACGCGAACGTTTGGAAACGGAAAGTGCCAGCCAGAGTTCATCGCATTAA
- the Sirt2 gene encoding sirtuin 2 isoform X3, with product MSFFYLSKENENKPNEKPTHSSSSDQEEIEDTDMEMIRKFVAQKLKIFDDSEHSADSEHSDDNEHSHQKVLREVSLEGIIEYIKEKENCKIVTMAGAGISTSAGIPDFRSPSSGLYHNLEKYNLPYPQAIFEVDFFTENPEPFFTLARELLPDSFKPTSSHYFIRLLHEKGLLLRHYTQNIDTLERMAGLPPEKLVEAHGTFDTGRCLKCKAVYTLPWMKEKIVEGLVPKCEKCKEGVVKPDIIFFGEKLSEKFYFLAAKDFPQADLLIIMGSSLVVEPFASLVDRVRSNCPRLLINKEKVGMRDRLLRLLGLREGLNFNARNGRDVAWLGDCDTGCQVLAEKLGWGEELKDLIEKERERLETESASQSSSH from the exons ATGAGTTTTTTTTACTTAAGCAAAGAAAATG AAAATAAACCTAATGAGAAGCCGACACATAGTTCAAGTTCAGACCAAGAAGAGATAGAAGATACCGACATGGAGATGATACGTAAATTTGTagcacaaaaattaaaaatttttgatgaTAGTGAACACTCAGCTGACAGTGAACATTCAGATGATAATGAACATTCACACCAAAAGGTGCTACGCGAAGTTAGCTTAGAAGGAATAATAGAATATATTAAGGAAAAAGAAAACTGCAAAATTGTTACTATGGCTGGAGCTGGTATCTCCACCT CTGCAGGAATTCCTGACTTTCGTTCACCATCAAGTGGACTCTATCATAATTTAGAGAAATATAATTTGCCTTATCCTCAAGCTATTTTTGAAGTGGATTTTTTTACGGAAAATCCAGAACCATTTTTTACACTTGCACGGGAGTTGTTACCTGATAGTTTTAAACCTACATCATCGCATTACTTCATTCGTCTTTTGCACGAGAAGGGATTACTTTTGCGACATTATACACAAAATATTGATACTTTAGAGAGAATGGCTGGTTTACCTCCTGAAAAATTAGTAGAGGCTCATGGAACATTCGATACTGGTAGATGTCTCAAATGTAAAGCTGTCTATACTCTTCCATGGATGAAAG AGAAGATTGTGGAAGGTCTTGTACCAAAATGTGAAAAGTGCAAAGAGGGTGTGGTAAAACCTGATATAATTTTCTTTGGAGAAAAGTTatctgaaaaattttattttcttgcgGCTAAAGATTTTCCACAAGCAGATCTCTTAATAATTATGGGATCAAGTTTAGTTGTTGAACCTTTTGCATCTTTGGTAGATAG GGTTCGTTCAAATTGTCCACGCTTACTGATCAATAAGGAAAAAGTGGGTATGCGGGACCGTCTATTACGACTTCTAGGACTGCGGGAAGGATTGAATTTTAATGCACGCAACGGTCGCGATGTTGCTTGGTTAGGTGACTGCGATACAGGTTGTCAAGTACTAGCAGAAAAATTGGGTTGGGGA GAGGAACTAAAAGATTTGATAGAAAAAGAACGCGAACGTTTGGAAACGGAAAGTGCCAGCCAGAGTTCATCGCATTAA
- the Sirt2 gene encoding sirtuin 2 isoform X4 yields MEMIRKFVAQKLKIFDDSEHSADSEHSDDNEHSHQKVLREVSLEGIIEYIKEKENCKIVTMAGAGISTSAGIPDFRSPSSGLYHNLEKYNLPYPQAIFEVDFFTENPEPFFTLARELLPDSFKPTSSHYFIRLLHEKGLLLRHYTQNIDTLERMAGLPPEKLVEAHGTFDTGRCLKCKAVYTLPWMKEKIVEGLVPKCEKCKEGVVKPDIIFFGEKLSEKFYFLAAKDFPQADLLIIMGSSLVVEPFASLVDRVRSNCPRLLINKEKVGMRDRLLRLLGLREGLNFNARNGRDVAWLGDCDTGCQVLAEKLGWGEELKDLIEKERERLETESASQSSSH; encoded by the exons ATGGAGATGATACGTAAATTTGTagcacaaaaattaaaaatttttgatgaTAGTGAACACTCAGCTGACAGTGAACATTCAGATGATAATGAACATTCACACCAAAAGGTGCTACGCGAAGTTAGCTTAGAAGGAATAATAGAATATATTAAGGAAAAAGAAAACTGCAAAATTGTTACTATGGCTGGAGCTGGTATCTCCACCT CTGCAGGAATTCCTGACTTTCGTTCACCATCAAGTGGACTCTATCATAATTTAGAGAAATATAATTTGCCTTATCCTCAAGCTATTTTTGAAGTGGATTTTTTTACGGAAAATCCAGAACCATTTTTTACACTTGCACGGGAGTTGTTACCTGATAGTTTTAAACCTACATCATCGCATTACTTCATTCGTCTTTTGCACGAGAAGGGATTACTTTTGCGACATTATACACAAAATATTGATACTTTAGAGAGAATGGCTGGTTTACCTCCTGAAAAATTAGTAGAGGCTCATGGAACATTCGATACTGGTAGATGTCTCAAATGTAAAGCTGTCTATACTCTTCCATGGATGAAAG AGAAGATTGTGGAAGGTCTTGTACCAAAATGTGAAAAGTGCAAAGAGGGTGTGGTAAAACCTGATATAATTTTCTTTGGAGAAAAGTTatctgaaaaattttattttcttgcgGCTAAAGATTTTCCACAAGCAGATCTCTTAATAATTATGGGATCAAGTTTAGTTGTTGAACCTTTTGCATCTTTGGTAGATAG GGTTCGTTCAAATTGTCCACGCTTACTGATCAATAAGGAAAAAGTGGGTATGCGGGACCGTCTATTACGACTTCTAGGACTGCGGGAAGGATTGAATTTTAATGCACGCAACGGTCGCGATGTTGCTTGGTTAGGTGACTGCGATACAGGTTGTCAAGTACTAGCAGAAAAATTGGGTTGGGGA GAGGAACTAAAAGATTTGATAGAAAAAGAACGCGAACGTTTGGAAACGGAAAGTGCCAGCCAGAGTTCATCGCATTAA